One stretch of Armigeres subalbatus isolate Guangzhou_Male chromosome 2, GZ_Asu_2, whole genome shotgun sequence DNA includes these proteins:
- the LOC134209193 gene encoding proline-rich protein 36-like isoform X2: MATPPTEGEIRVGPGHQVNDIYATLPDYQPIENYRSEDDEERDLEDPRWTPGINIDNDLLMYLTAARSISAFQGMCEEDGCMAASRDDTTINAFDVLHDSGYDQGKALEALLKCPVTKGIDKKWTEEETKRFIKGLRQFGKNFFRIHKDLLPHRTTPELVEFYYLWKKTPGANNNRPHRRRRAGSLRRRNTRTNSNASSNNTPPNSNKKEATPEPAVTESSRPSPISKEENSSVTEDDISECDSDSSATKANKDSAAAAVVAAAVALAAAAVAAAGTTVTTLSTTTTTTTASAIAPATATAPLVVATGIATTAATVTAGVGGGGETGEDSPSRMRTRQKPTAKEQQQQQQANANNNSSSGKRPKRGGTETPDSTPIDSPKTPSKKEESTGKGQKTKGKTETPNKGKKRANELDPDGNDDKDGQKRKRSDSPTESITTDSRPGSVLDEAESNSEAATEVSINVSAAAATPTAPSTKEEEKDPLSLGPTAEPMVTESPESSNPATAVTKTGDEKEEDGTVVAAPASVTAALPTAADTAKLPETEDITPPSTATTTPVATPAPVPVPTPEEAMAAVPTTVAEEPPEKAAEGSPAIPPPIIPSAEAGAIPAAVGGIPLPGQAPNEQEMLSRLANMKQEINPHSIAPPTEFNAKDVFIKKEPTEETSDSQPMMNEQPQDLKLKIEIKSEAKLMRETGTPGQDAPPESKYDPENLTMKSAYESHIKYGPSEDGLKYGDMKYPPQPTDGPLKYGQEEPLEYDMKRFMEPGKYPPQDSALSMKIGPPGAPGGPSDGQLPKGYPQDLAGLNMKYPPPDERAKFAPSPASDSGSAGTPTGLPLMPKSHYPDQLSMLRQPYDPSGMMKFDPMGKYQGPHPPYGPPGSQPPSQQGPPGQPPSSQQQQPQDLKYLPPESMSGMKTSFSADSLMKSSTYSPLADQSPLDVSASSRLAITPNQDSQGSNSSSQPPMHGSIASPQSGHPGMPPSGYPGHPGIVNPGLMPGSHPSMLGSNSSPVPVSQSGHLPPSQGGAGPHQPPPPSHQSQGAQQPSTGPPHQQQPPHMLPNTSLPSHMPSSPYLSSAHRQPPPSSEGSRHQPSTTPTSSSTTTPTSSAPGMNSQSPAPLRPLEQPHPRDLPPTRASPINSLLQGVPTAHGMLSHPLPLHLGHPAMQLPPHHPAHLAGPLGHAGLLSHSLGQAGALPLLGGPTPSALGSLMEVAGAGRRSPSVSNNPPGHHPPTSLHQPSPLAQSPSTPTAPSSLSRSSPSVQQPPSGPGGFPSSHHHRSSSPANSTSSSLSRASPMHLSHHPSGPAAAAAATAASIERDRQIMRQQSPHMTPPPPSSSSSSLISSPLSKMYSQAGQRSPPPSHPFRPGASPPVIRHPQMPLPLPMTGPIPGMPGSVMHPSQPYPLVHPSLFSPHHHNPFYAPYPYGHAYGPGFSYMKPAGSPLDNPMLHPGHPTSIPPPRPEDSQIHGNAGDKNKSGAKPPQNSSSSSSSLSGSGSKPPGSGPGGPNSSSNSQSSSGPAGGPSPGGNGPPGSGPLSGSPFQGAPHHPSPYPPGPHNPFIENQLQVSGKTSHMDALRAHAHAAAGGVGLGPPPGHPGHHPGHGPPPGHHGPPHHPHPNEPVHIETLDIDPDPEPPSPVHDMNRGPSPEAKPDDTECHRSNSAIFVRRCDRGDYNSCCRTDLAFKPTPDSKLARKREDRDRKLAEKERERKAQQAQQQQQQQQQQQQQAAQAQQHQHQQQQAAAAAAAAAQAAQQHGKPPGGPGSMGPGGPIPGHPGHPGHPGQQPPSMKPDIKPYPDTPALRQLSEYARPHVGFSPVETMVPPPYHPLFNRERDIFFREFDELKNQQAAAAAAAAAAMGPSRLEPHWMEYYRMRGMHPSQFPALYGNPTALAHLERERIGLSSYSMGLADPADHMLRLAGEYHAHSHTHLHLHAQQQQDTMAAAAAAAARFQLPPANVPYPRPNVLMPRDPHSEVMLRMTYDPLQAAEFQRQNALDRAHSLHEQYLRQHEREMKVRALEEAARGGKPM, from the exons AAACGCTTCATCAAGGGTCTGCGTCAATTTGGGAAGAATTTTTTTCGCATTCACAAAGATTTACTGCCACACAGAACGACG CCCGAACTAGTGGAATTCTATTATCTCTGGAAGAAGACTCCTGGAGCGAATAACAACCGACCGCACAGAAGACGCCGTGCCGGTTCGCTGCGTCGACGCAACACGCGTACCAACAGTAATGCTAGCAGCAACAACACACCACCAAACAGCAACAAAAAGGAAGCAACACCGGAACCGGCAGTAACCGAATCGTCGCGACCATCGCCTATCTCCAAGGAGGAGAACAGCTCCGTTACCGAGGACGACATCAGCGAGTGCGACTCGGATTCCAGCGCCACTAAGGCCAACAAAGACAGTGCTGCGGCAGCCGTTGTAGCAGCGGCCGTGGCActtgcagcagcagcagtagcagcagcTGGCACCACTGTAACAACACTaagcaccaccaccaccacaacGACGGCTTCAGCGATCGCACCAGCAACGGCTACGGCACCACTAGTAGTAGCCACCGGAATAGCGACGACGGCGGCAACCGTAACAGCAGGTGTTGGAGGAGGGGGAGAAACGGGTGAGGATTCCCCTTCGAGGATGAGAACTCGCCAGAAACCGACGGCGAAAgagcagcaacagcaacagcaggCCAACGCCAACAACAATAGCAGTAGTGGAAAACGACCCAAACGGGGCGGCACGGAAACTCCAGACTCTACACCCATCGATAGTCCGAAAACGccaagtaaaaaggaagaatcgACTGGAAAGGGACAAAAAACAAAGGGCAAAACGGAAACACCAAACAAGGGCAAAAAACGGGCCAATGAGCTGGATCCGGATGGAAACGATGACAAAGATGGCCAGAAACGAAAACGATCTGAT AGCCCCACGGAAAGTATTACCACGGATAGCCGGCCGGGATCGGTATTGGACGAGGCGGAGTCGAATAGTGAGGCGGCCACCGAAGTCAGTATCAATGTCAGTGCTGCAGCCGCTACTCCAACGGCACCATCAACCAAAGAAGAGGAGAAAGACCCCCTCTCACTTGGTCCTACCGCAGAACCGATGGTTACCGAATCGCCGGAAAGTAGCAATCCTGCGACGGCTGTCACCAAAACCGGCGACGAGAAGGAAGAGGATGGAACAGTTGTTGCAGCACCCGCCTCAGTCACTGCAGCCCTTCCGACTGCAGCCGATACTGCCAAACTTCCCGAAACGGAAGATATTACTCCACCCTCAACGGCGACGACAACTCCGGTAGCAACACCCGCTCCCGTTCCAGTGCCAACGCCGGAGGAAGCCATGGCTGCCGTTCCTACTACAGTGGCTGAAGAGCCGCCCGAAAAAGCTGCTGAAGGCTCCCCTGCAATACCTCCTCCGATTATCCCATCTGCAGAAGCCGGTGCAATTCCAGCTGCTGTTGGTGGCATTCCTCTACCGGGACAAGCTCCTAACGAGCAGGAAATGCTCTCTAGACTTGCCAACATGAAACAAGAAATCAATCCTCATAGCATAGCACCGCCCACCGAGTTCAACGCAAAGGATGTGTTCATCAAGAAGGAACCAACTGAGGAAACGTCCGACAGTCAACCGATGATGAATGAACAACCTCAAGATCTCAAGCTAAAGATTGAAATCAAATCGGAGGCGAAGCTTATGAGAGAAACTGGTACCCCTGGGCAAGACGCTCCTCCGGAAAGCAAATATGATCCTGAAAATCTTACTATGAAATCTGCCTACGAAAGCCATATCAAATATGGGCCTAGTGAAGATGGGTTGAAATACGGAGATATGAAATATCCACCGCAACCAACGGATGGTCCGTTAAAATATGGTCAGGAGGAACCGCTCGAGTATGACATGAAGCGATTCATGGAACCGGGCAAATATCCCCCACAGGACAGTGCTCTGTCGATGAAGATCGGTCCTCCCGGTGCACCGGGGGGTCCTTCCGATGGACAACTTCCAAAAGGTTACCCTCAGGATCTTGCTGGGCTCAATATGAAGTATCCCCCGCCAGACGAGCGTGCTAAATTTGCGCCCTCACCTGCTTCAGATAGTGGTAGTGCCGGAACGCCCACCGGCTTACCTCTCATGCCAAAGAGCCACTATCCAGATCAGTTGAGTATGCTCCGCCAGCCGTACGACCCAAGCGGAATGATGAAATTCGACCCGATGGGCAAATACCAGGGACCACATCCACCCTACGGCCCACCAGGAAGTCAACCACCGTCACAACAGGGTCCGCCTGGCCAACCACCATCgtcacagcagcagcagcctcAGGACTTGAAATACCTTCCTCCAGAATCTATGTCAGGTATGAAGACCAGCTTCTCTGCAGACAGTTTAATGAAAAGTTCAACGTACTCGCCACTTGCTGACCAATCTCCATTGGATGTTTCAGCGTCTTCTCGTTTAGCAATCACTCCGAATCAAGACAGCCAGGGCAGCAACAGCAGTTCACAACCGCCAATGCACGGAAGTATTGCATCACCTCAATCCGGCCACCCTGGTATGCCCCCTTCCGGGTATCCCGGTCATCCGGGCATTGTGAATCCTGGGTTAATGCCAGGATCACATCCATCGATGCTAGGGTCAAATTCGTCTCCGGTGCCAGTCTCTCAATCCGGCCACCTACCTCCTTCGCAGGGTGGTGCAGGGCCTCACCAACCGCCTCCTCCGTCGCATCAATCGCAAGGTGCACAACAACCGTCGACGGGACCACCGCatcaacaacaaccacctcacaTGTTACCAAATACCAGTTTACCGTCGCATATGCCTAGCAGTCCATATCTGTCTTCTGCCCACCGTCAACCACCGCCTTCCTCGGAAGGTTCCCGCCACCAACCAAGTACTACCCCCACATCGAGCTCGACAACGACGCCAACCTCCTCAGCACCTGGAATGAATTCTCAGTCCCCTGCACCTCTGCGACCTTTAGAACAACCGCATCCCCGGGATCTTCCCCCAACGAGAGCATCTCCAATCAATTCTCTTCTTCAAGGAGTACCGACAGCCCACGGGATGCTTTCGCATCCTCTTCCATTGCATCTTGGTCATCCGGCAATGCAGCTGCCCCCTCATCATCCGGCTCATTTAGCCGGTCCTTTGGGTCATGCTGGGTTGTTATCTCACTCATTAGGTCAGGCAGGAGCTCTGCCCCTTCTTGGTGGCCCAACGCCATCTGCCTTAGGCAGTTTGATGGAAGTTGCTGGTGCAGGACGGAGGTCACCTTCAGTATCAAACAATCCACCTGGACATCATCCTCCTACATCGCTTCATCAACCGAGTCCTTTGGCGCAGTCTCCATCAACCCCAACAGCTCCATCGAGTCTAAGTCGGTCCAGTCCCAGTGTACAACAACCTCCATCTGGACCTGGTGGTTTCCCATCATCCCATCACCATCGGTCCAGTTCACCTGCAAATTCAACCAGTTCCAGCCTCAGCCGAGCAAGTCCGATGCATCTAAGTCACCACCCGTCAGGACcagcggcagcagcagctgCCACGGCGGCCTCCATCGAACGGGATCGTCAAATAATGCGGCAACAATCACCACACATGACACCTCCGCCTCCATCGTCGTCCTCATCGTCACTCATATCTAGCCCACTAAGCAAAATGTACAGTCAGGCCGGTCAGCGGTCGCCCCCTCCAAGTCATCCGTTCCGACCTGGTGCGTCACCTCCAGTCATTCGCCATCCACAGATGCCACTGCCACTTCCCATGACCGGACCAATTCCAGGAATGCCTGGATCAGTGATGCATCCCTCGCAACCCTACCCCCTTGTCCATCCCTCGTTATTTAGTCCCCACCATCATAATCCTTTCTACGCACCGTATCCTTATGGGCATGCTTATGGTCCTGGTTTCTCGTACATGAAACCAGCTGGATCCCCGTTGGACAATCCGATGTTGCATCCGGGTCACCCGACCAGCATTCCTCCACCTCGACCCGAGGATTCTCAAATCCATGGCAACGCAGGTGACAAAAACAAATCTGGCGCAAAACCACCCCAAAACTCGTCTTCGTCGTCCTCCTCGCTCTCTGGGTCGGGTTCCAAACCTCCTGGCTCAGGACCCGGAGGACCCAATAGCAGTAGCAATAGCCAAAGTAGTAGTGGTCCTGCCGGTGGCCCGTCTCCCGGTGGTAATGGTCCTCCCGGTAGCGGACCACTTAGTGGGAGTCCCTTCCAAGGTGCACCTCATCATCCGTCGCCCTATCCGCCCGGGCCACACAATCCCTTCATCGAGAACCAGCTGCAGGTCAGTGGTAAAACGAGCCATATGGATGCCTTGCGGGCGCATGCCCATGCGGCAGCCGGCGGTGTAGGTTTGGGACCACCCCCTGGCCATCCCGGGCACCATCCGGGACATGGGCCACCCCCCGGTCATCACGGACCTCCACATCACCCGCATCCTAACGAGCCGGTCCACATCGAAACGCTGGACATCGACCCGGATCCGGAGCCGCCTTCACCGGTGCACGACATGAACCGTGGACCCAGCCCTGAAGCGAAACCGGACGACACCGAATGCCATCGATCGAATTCTGCGat ATTTGTTCGACGGTGTGATCGAGGTGACTACAACTCCTGCTGTAGAACGGATCTTGCATTCAAACCGACACCCGATTCGAAACTGGCTAGGAAACGAGAGGATCGCGATCGAAAGCTGGCAGAGAAGGAACGAGAACGAAAGGCACAACAGgctcaacaacagcagcagcaacaacaacaacaacagcagcaagcTGCTCAAGCACAACAGCAccagcatcagcagcagcaagCGGCCGCGGCGGCCGCTGCAGCAGCACAAGCCGCCCAACAGCACGGTAAACCTCCTGGCGGTCCAGGATCGATGGGTCCCGGTGGTCCTATTCCGGGACACCCTGGTCACCCTGGCCATCCTGGGCAGCAACCACCATCGATGAAACCGGACATCAAACCTTATCCGGACACGCCGGCACTGCGGCAGTTATCGGAATACGCCCGACCTCACGTCGGATTCAG TCCTGTGGAAACGATGGTCCCTCCGCCATATCATCCACTTTTCAATAGAGAAAG GGACATCTTTTTTAGGGAGTTTGACGAGCTAAAAAATCAACAGGCGGCGGCAGCGGCGGCGGCTGCAGCAGCCATGGGTCCATCTCGATTGGAACCACACTGGATGGAGTACTACCGAATGCG AGGGATGCACCCTTCGCAGTTTCCTGCACTGTATGGCAATCCTACTGCCTTAGCGCACCTCGAACGAGAACGGATAG GCCTGTCATCATATTCCATGGGGTTAGCAGATCCGGCCGATCATATG TTGCGCTTGGCTGGTGAATACCACGCTCATTCCCATACGCATCTGCATTTGCACGCGCAACAGCAGCAAGACACGATGGCGGCGGCAGCAGCGGCAGCGGCCCGTTTCCAACTACCAC CTGCCAATGTACCATATCCGAGGCCGAATGTTCTGATGCCAAGGGATCCCCACTCGGAGGTCATGTTGCGCATGACGTACGATCCACTACAG GCCGCTGAGTTCCAACGACAAAATGCGTTAGACCGTGCCCACTCGCTGCATGAGCAGTACCTTAg ACAACACGAGCGGGAAATGAAAGTAAGAGCACTGGAAGAAGCGGCACGTGGCGGTAAACCCATGTAG